From Pempheris klunzingeri isolate RE-2024b chromosome 18, fPemKlu1.hap1, whole genome shotgun sequence, a single genomic window includes:
- the znf395b gene encoding zinc finger protein 395b isoform X1: MAAMGPEDRAGAGPGGGAVCPSGLQACVSTATHNSNRPGTQHILMYTQRCVQPEKAFVESGHYKNKTSVHLPQREAERGWSNLVALSQTAGPTMHHSNMSVSGEMPYSFRSPESVEMDEIMAAMVLTSLSCSPVVQSPPQTDPGIAGSSSSADMECGGGELSDSGSSGYWSWDHGSVSPAPSPSVTEMDSSPDEGLHMELEQGEELNAKKPKSALRGVYKCLWPSCGKVLTSSVGIKRHIRVLHLGSGSDQSQREEDFYFTKISCETTDTSSAPAHPQQALVQASSSHLSWASCGSPPASELQIPPAHRPRSNSSSASDPSKPSQLSQSAPSSFWQIHSEHLYQACGPVQVSVATRSPSCQGWTPSTSISGQSNTPLVKPRCRSVSVGEQWLQQNRLQPLSVSPSRTHCSFRKGRGEAKKCRKVYGVERKDQWCTACRWKKACQRFPD, translated from the exons ATGGCAGCTATGGGACCCGAGGACAGAGCTGGAGCCGGGCCAGGCGGGGGGGCAGTCTGCCCGTCGGGACTGCAGGCCTGTGTCTCTACGGCGACGCACAACAGCAACAGGCCTGGCACGCAGCACATTCTG ATGTACACGCAGAGATGCGTCCAGCCGGAGAAAGCATTCGTGGAAAGCGGGCATTACAAGAACAAGACATCGGTTCACCTGCCGCAGAGGGAGGCCGAGCGAGGCTGGAGCAACCTGGTCGCTCTCTCACAAACTGCGGGACCCACGATGCACCACAGCAACATGTCGGTTAGCGGGGAGATGCCATACAG TTTTCGTAGCCCAGAATCAGTGGAGATGGATGAAATCATGGCAGCCATGGTTCTGACCAGTCTGTCCTGCAGTCCTGTTGTCCAGAGTCCTCCACAAACGGATCCCGGAATAG CCGGCTCGTCGTCGTCAGCCGACATGGAGTGCGGTGGCGGCGAGCTCTCTGACAGCGGCAGCAGTGGCTACTGGAGCTGGGACCACGGCAGCGTGAGTCCAGCCCCCTCGCCATCCGTCACCGAGATGGACAGCAGTCCCGATGAAGGCCTGCACATGGAActggagcagggagaggagctTAATGCCAAAAAGCCAAAG agcGCTCTCAGAGGTGTGTATAAGTGTCTGTGGCCCAGTTGTGGCAAGGTGCTCACGTCTTCAGTCGGAATAAAAAGACACATCCGTGTGCTGCATCTTGG CAGTGGGTCAGACCAGTCGCAGAGAGAAGAGGACTTCTACTTCACCAAGATCTCCTGTGAGACCACAGACACCAGCTCTGCTCCAGCTCATCCCCAGCAGGCTCTGGTCCAGGCCTCGTCCTCTCATCTCAGCTGGGCTTCTTGCGGCTCCCCTCCGGCCTCGGAGCTCCAGATCCCACCAGCTCACAGGCCCAGGTCCAACTCCAGCTCTGCGTCCGACCCGAGCAAGCCCAGTCAGCTCAGCCAGTCGGCCCCCAGCAGCTTCTGGCAGATCCACTCAGAGCATCTCTATCAG GCCTGTGGCCCTGTCCAGGTATCTGTGGCCACCAGAAGCCCCAGCTGCCAGGGTTGgaccccctccacctccatctctgGCCAGAGTAACACTCCG ttgGTGAAACCACGCTGCCGGTCTGTCAGTGTTGGCGAACAGTGGCTCCAACAGAACAGGCTGCAGCCTTTGAGTGTGTCGCCCTCCCGCACCCACTGCTCCTTCAG GAAAGGCCGCGGGGAGGCCAAAAAGTGCCGCAAGGTGTATGGAGTGGAGCGCAAGGATCAGTGGTGTACCGCCTGCCGCTGGAAAAAAGCCTGCCAGCGCTTCCCTGACTAA
- the znf395b gene encoding zinc finger protein 395b isoform X2 — translation MAAMGPEDRAGAGPGGGAVCPSGLQACVSTATHNSNRPGTQHILMYTQRCVQPEKAFVESGHYKNKTSVHLPQREAERGWSNLVALSQTAGPTMHHSNMSVSGEMPYSFRSPESVEMDEIMAAMVLTSLSCSPVVQSPPQTDPGIAGSSSSADMECGGGELSDSGSSGYWSWDHGSVSPAPSPSVTEMDSSPDEGLHMELEQGEELNAKKPKSALRGVYKCLWPSCGKVLTSSVGIKRHIRVLHLGGSDQSQREEDFYFTKISCETTDTSSAPAHPQQALVQASSSHLSWASCGSPPASELQIPPAHRPRSNSSSASDPSKPSQLSQSAPSSFWQIHSEHLYQACGPVQVSVATRSPSCQGWTPSTSISGQSNTPLVKPRCRSVSVGEQWLQQNRLQPLSVSPSRTHCSFRKGRGEAKKCRKVYGVERKDQWCTACRWKKACQRFPD, via the exons ATGGCAGCTATGGGACCCGAGGACAGAGCTGGAGCCGGGCCAGGCGGGGGGGCAGTCTGCCCGTCGGGACTGCAGGCCTGTGTCTCTACGGCGACGCACAACAGCAACAGGCCTGGCACGCAGCACATTCTG ATGTACACGCAGAGATGCGTCCAGCCGGAGAAAGCATTCGTGGAAAGCGGGCATTACAAGAACAAGACATCGGTTCACCTGCCGCAGAGGGAGGCCGAGCGAGGCTGGAGCAACCTGGTCGCTCTCTCACAAACTGCGGGACCCACGATGCACCACAGCAACATGTCGGTTAGCGGGGAGATGCCATACAG TTTTCGTAGCCCAGAATCAGTGGAGATGGATGAAATCATGGCAGCCATGGTTCTGACCAGTCTGTCCTGCAGTCCTGTTGTCCAGAGTCCTCCACAAACGGATCCCGGAATAG CCGGCTCGTCGTCGTCAGCCGACATGGAGTGCGGTGGCGGCGAGCTCTCTGACAGCGGCAGCAGTGGCTACTGGAGCTGGGACCACGGCAGCGTGAGTCCAGCCCCCTCGCCATCCGTCACCGAGATGGACAGCAGTCCCGATGAAGGCCTGCACATGGAActggagcagggagaggagctTAATGCCAAAAAGCCAAAG agcGCTCTCAGAGGTGTGTATAAGTGTCTGTGGCCCAGTTGTGGCAAGGTGCTCACGTCTTCAGTCGGAATAAAAAGACACATCCGTGTGCTGCATCTTGG TGGGTCAGACCAGTCGCAGAGAGAAGAGGACTTCTACTTCACCAAGATCTCCTGTGAGACCACAGACACCAGCTCTGCTCCAGCTCATCCCCAGCAGGCTCTGGTCCAGGCCTCGTCCTCTCATCTCAGCTGGGCTTCTTGCGGCTCCCCTCCGGCCTCGGAGCTCCAGATCCCACCAGCTCACAGGCCCAGGTCCAACTCCAGCTCTGCGTCCGACCCGAGCAAGCCCAGTCAGCTCAGCCAGTCGGCCCCCAGCAGCTTCTGGCAGATCCACTCAGAGCATCTCTATCAG GCCTGTGGCCCTGTCCAGGTATCTGTGGCCACCAGAAGCCCCAGCTGCCAGGGTTGgaccccctccacctccatctctgGCCAGAGTAACACTCCG ttgGTGAAACCACGCTGCCGGTCTGTCAGTGTTGGCGAACAGTGGCTCCAACAGAACAGGCTGCAGCCTTTGAGTGTGTCGCCCTCCCGCACCCACTGCTCCTTCAG GAAAGGCCGCGGGGAGGCCAAAAAGTGCCGCAAGGTGTATGGAGTGGAGCGCAAGGATCAGTGGTGTACCGCCTGCCGCTGGAAAAAAGCCTGCCAGCGCTTCCCTGACTAA
- the LOC139218223 gene encoding prepronociceptin-like has protein sequence MKIPLCYLVVVLACLFTPGRSDCQGECMACGLLMQQQQLQQAFDSMVCLLECEGHVSSSFTWDVCKRAVKFSHYPALSEGGALFKRTGEELQLTSLDLNSDSELLQSAAAEGDLNETPFEKRSVQYDSSLLESSEEGEGLQDLDLSLAEEERKPREDRNVESDSQIEGDEDDGSEAIALSKRFGGFQRGRHGYRKLIGSPMRPLQKRYGGFIGVRKSARKWNSQKRVNQLLRQYLGMRSSRSGRFNNIPVTRVWRQNKL, from the exons ATGAAGATCCCTCTGTGTTacctggtggtggtgctggcaTGTCTCTTCACCCCTGGACGTAGCGACTGCCAGGGGGAATGTATGGCATGCGGTTTGCTcatgcaacagcagcagctgcagcaagcCTTCGACAgcatg gtgtgtttgttggaGTGTGAGGGTCATGTTTCCTCTTCATTCACATGGGATGTGTGTAAACGTGCCGTGAAGTTTTCGCACTACCCTGCACTTTCTGAGGGAGGTGCTCTGTTCAAGAGAACAGGAGAAGAGCTGCAGCTGACCTCTCTTGACCTGAACTCAgacagtgagctgctgcagtctgcagccGCAGAGGGGGATCTGAATGAGACACCGTTCGAGAAGCGCAGTGTCCAGTATGACTCATCACTGCTGGAATCCTCTGAGGAGGGGGAGGGCCTGCAGGATCTGGATCTCAGTCTGGcggaagaagagaggaagccGAGGGAGGACAGGAATGTGGAGAGTGACAGCCAGATAGAGGGGGACGAGGATGACGGCTCGGAGGCCATCGCCTTATCCAAGCGCTTTGGTGGGTTTCAGAGGGGGCGCCATGGATACAGGAAGCTGATTGGCTCACCAATGAGGCCCCTACAAAAGCGCTACGGCGGGTTCATAGGCGTCCGAAAATCTGCCCGCAAATGGAACAGTCAGAAACGGGTGAACCAGCTGCTAAGGCAGTACCTAGGCATGAGGAGCAGCCGCAGCGGCAGGTTCAACAACATCCCTGTAACTCGGGTTTGGAGGCAAAACAAACTGTAA